In one window of Thermotoga sp. Mc24 DNA:
- a CDS encoding glycoside hydrolase family 2 protein — translation MVRPQRNKKRFILILNGVWNLEVTSKDRPIAVPGSWNEQYQDLCYEEGPFTYKTTFYVPKELSQKHIRLYFAAVNTDCEVFLNGEKVGENHIEYLPFEVDVTGKVKSGENELRVVVENRLKVGGFPSKVPDSGTHTVGFFGSFPPANFDFFPYGGIIRPVLIEFTDHSRILDIWVDTSESEPEKKLGKVKVKVEVSEEAAGQEMTIKLGEAEKKIRTSDRFVEEEFILENARFWSLEDPYLHPLKVGLERDEYTLDIGIRTISWDEKKLYLNGKPVFLKGFGKHEEFPVLGQGTFYPLMIKDFNLLKWINANSFRTSHYPYSEEWLDLADRFGILVIDEAPHVGITRYHYNPETQKIAEDNIRRMIDRDKNHPSVIMWSVANEPESNHPDAEGFFKALYETAKEMDRTRPVVMVSMMDAPDERTRDVALKYFDIVCVNRYYGWYIYQGRIEEGLQALEKDIEELYARHRKPIFVTEFGADAIAGIHYDPPQMFSEEYQAELVEKTIRLLLKKDYIIGTHVWAFADFKTPQNVRRPILNHKGVFTRDRQPKLVAHVLRKLWSEV, via the coding sequence ATGGTAAGACCGCAACGAAACAAGAAGAGATTTATTCTTATCTTGAATGGAGTTTGGAATCTTGAAGTAACCAGCAAAGACAGACCAATCGCCGTTCCTGGAAGCTGGAATGAGCAGTACCAGGATCTGTGCTACGAAGAAGGACCCTTCACCTACAAAACCACCTTCTACGTTCCGAAGGAACTTTCACAAAAACACATCAGACTTTACTTTGCTGCGGTGAACACGGACTGCGAGGTCTTCCTCAACGGAGAGAAAGTGGGAGAGAATCACATTGAATACCTTCCCTTCGAAGTAGATGTGACGGGGAAAGTGAAATCCGGAGAGAACGAACTCAGGGTGGTTGTTGAGAACAGATTGAAAGTGGGAGGATTTCCCTCGAAGGTTCCAGACAGCGGCACTCACACCGTGGGATTTTTTGGAAGTTTTCCACCTGCAAACTTCGACTTCTTCCCCTACGGTGGAATCATAAGGCCTGTTCTGATAGAGTTCACAGACCACTCAAGGATACTCGACATCTGGGTGGACACGAGTGAATCTGAACCGGAGAAGAAACTTGGAAAAGTGAAAGTGAAGGTAGAAGTTTCAGAAGAAGCGGCGGGACAGGAGATGACGATCAAACTTGGAGAGGCAGAAAAAAAGATCAGAACATCTGACAGATTCGTCGAAGAGGAGTTCATCCTCGAAAACGCCAGGTTCTGGAGCCTCGAAGATCCATATCTTCACCCTCTCAAGGTGGGACTTGAAAGAGACGAGTACACCCTGGACATCGGAATCAGAACGATCAGCTGGGACGAGAAAAAGCTCTACCTGAACGGGAAACCCGTCTTTCTGAAGGGCTTTGGAAAGCACGAAGAATTTCCCGTTCTGGGGCAGGGCACTTTCTATCCATTGATGATAAAAGACTTCAACCTTCTGAAGTGGATCAACGCAAATTCTTTCAGGACCTCTCACTATCCCTACAGTGAAGAGTGGCTGGATCTTGCCGACAGATTCGGAATCCTCGTGATAGACGAAGCTCCGCACGTTGGTATCACAAGGTATCACTACAACCCAGAGACCCAAAAGATAGCAGAAGACAACATAAGAAGAATGATCGACAGAGACAAGAACCATCCCAGTGTGATCATGTGGAGTGTGGCAAACGAACCAGAATCCAATCATCCAGACGCGGAGGGTTTCTTCAAAGCCCTCTATGAGACTGCAAAAGAAATGGATCGAACACGCCCCGTTGTCATGGTGAGCATGATGGACGCACCAGACGAGAGAACAAGAGACGTGGCGCTGAAGTACTTCGACATCGTTTGTGTGAACAGGTACTACGGCTGGTACATCTATCAGGGAAGAATAGAAGAAGGGCTTCAGGCTCTGGAAAAAGACATAGAAGAACTCTACGCAAGGCACAGAAAACCCATCTTTGTCACAGAGTTCGGCGCAGATGCTATAGCCGGCATCCACTACGACCCACCTCAGATGTTCTCCGAAGAGTACCAGGCAGAGCTCGTCGAAAAGACGATCAGACTCCTTTTGAAGAAAGACTACATCATTGGAACACACGTGTGGGCTTTTGCAGATTTCAAGACTCCTCAGAACGTGAGAAGACCCATTCTCAACCACAAGGGTGTTTTCACAAGAGACAGACAACCCAAACTCGTTGCTCATGTGCTGAGAAAACTGTGGAGTGAGGTTTGA
- a CDS encoding ABC transporter ATP-binding protein, with the protein MSTLLQIKNLRTYFFTDEGVVKAVDGVSFEIEEGRTLGVVGESGCGKSVTARSIIKLLSTTGRIVSGEILYNMDGQMVDLVKFSKEEIRKVRGRHIAMIFQEPMAAFSPVYTIGDQITEGMIYHFGITKQEARERAVELLRRVGIPKPEKMIDSYPFEYSGGMRQRAMIAMALSCNPRLLIADEPTTALDVTIQAQVLDLLKDLQQEYKMAIMMITHNMGVVAEMADHVVVMYLGRVVESAPVEELFYNPKHPYTSLLLRSIPVVGKRVERLEVIEGDVPDPRNMPKGCRFHPRCPYMMKGICDEREPVEVEVGPEHRVSCFLYGGEKDGAS; encoded by the coding sequence ATGAGTACATTACTCCAAATCAAAAATTTGAGAACGTACTTTTTTACAGACGAAGGTGTTGTGAAGGCAGTGGATGGTGTGAGTTTTGAGATAGAGGAAGGAAGGACATTGGGTGTTGTGGGAGAGAGTGGTTGTGGAAAGAGTGTCACGGCAAGATCCATCATCAAGCTTTTGAGTACAACAGGTCGGATCGTCTCGGGGGAGATCCTCTACAACATGGACGGTCAGATGGTGGATCTTGTGAAGTTCTCAAAGGAAGAGATCAGAAAGGTCAGAGGAAGGCACATTGCGATGATCTTTCAGGAGCCCATGGCTGCCTTTTCTCCTGTGTACACGATTGGAGATCAGATCACAGAAGGTATGATCTACCACTTTGGAATCACAAAGCAGGAGGCAAGAGAGCGCGCGGTAGAACTTCTGAGAAGAGTTGGTATTCCAAAGCCGGAGAAAATGATAGACTCCTATCCGTTTGAGTACTCGGGTGGTATGAGACAGCGTGCGATGATAGCGATGGCTCTTTCGTGTAATCCTCGTCTTCTGATAGCGGATGAGCCGACAACTGCTCTGGATGTGACGATTCAGGCACAGGTTCTCGATCTTTTGAAGGACCTGCAACAGGAGTACAAAATGGCGATCATGATGATCACGCACAATATGGGTGTTGTGGCGGAGATGGCGGATCATGTGGTGGTGATGTACCTTGGGAGGGTGGTAGAGAGCGCTCCGGTTGAAGAACTCTTCTACAATCCCAAACATCCGTACACATCGCTTCTTTTGAGGTCCATTCCGGTTGTGGGAAAGAGGGTAGAAAGGCTTGAGGTGATAGAGGGAGACGTACCAGATCCAAGGAACATGCCGAAGGGTTGCCGGTTTCATCCGAGGTGTCCTTACATGATGAAGGGAATCTGCGATGAGAGGGAGCCGGTCGAGGTTGAGGTGGGGCCAGAACACAGAGTCAGTTGTTTTCTCTATGGAGGGGAAAAAGATGGCGCTTCTTGA
- a CDS encoding ABC transporter permease, giving the protein MKKREQMEEKFYYASQWQLIWWRFRKHKLAVIGGVVLLIIYVFAIFCEFFAPYDPNKYNYRYPYAPPQRIHFFHEGKFIGPFVYGYTYTVDLETLRRIYKEDKSKIFKIKFFVRGDEYKFWGIWKTNIHFIGVEDGHMFLLGTDSLGRDMLSRIIYGARISTSIGLIGVFLSFILGVAIGGISGYFGGAVDNFIQRTIEIIKSIPTIPLWLALSAALPQNWPPLRVYFVIVIILSLTGWTDLARVVRSRFLSLREEDFVMAAKFMGASEARIIFRHMLPSFMSHLIASITLSIPGMILGETSLSFLGLGLRPPVISWGVLLQEAQNLTVVALYPWLLIPVVFVITTVLCFNFVGDGLRDAADLYANM; this is encoded by the coding sequence ATGAAGAAGAGAGAACAGATGGAGGAGAAATTCTATTATGCGTCTCAGTGGCAGCTGATCTGGTGGAGGTTCAGAAAACACAAGCTTGCAGTGATAGGAGGGGTGGTGCTTCTCATCATTTATGTTTTTGCTATTTTCTGTGAGTTCTTTGCTCCGTACGATCCGAACAAATACAACTACAGATACCCTTACGCACCACCGCAGAGGATACACTTTTTCCACGAGGGAAAGTTCATAGGGCCATTTGTGTACGGTTACACCTACACGGTGGATCTTGAGACTTTGAGGAGGATATACAAGGAAGATAAAAGCAAGATCTTCAAGATAAAGTTCTTTGTTCGTGGGGACGAGTACAAATTCTGGGGTATTTGGAAAACAAACATTCACTTCATAGGAGTAGAAGATGGTCACATGTTCCTTCTTGGAACAGACAGTCTTGGGAGAGACATGCTCTCAAGGATCATTTACGGTGCCCGCATTTCCACGTCCATAGGTTTGATAGGGGTGTTTTTGAGCTTCATTCTTGGAGTTGCCATAGGGGGTATTTCTGGATACTTTGGTGGTGCTGTGGACAACTTCATCCAAAGGACTATAGAAATTATAAAGAGCATACCTACTATACCTTTATGGTTAGCTTTGAGTGCTGCTCTTCCACAAAATTGGCCACCATTGAGAGTTTATTTTGTAATAGTGATAATTCTTTCTCTCACAGGTTGGACAGATCTTGCAAGGGTTGTGAGAAGCAGGTTCTTATCTTTGAGGGAAGAAGATTTTGTTATGGCAGCAAAATTCATGGGGGCGTCTGAGGCGAGGATCATCTTCAGGCACATGCTTCCTTCTTTCATGAGTCATCTCATAGCAAGCATCACACTTTCCATACCGGGGATGATCCTCGGTGAGACGAGTCTCAGTTTTTTGGGGCTTGGTTTGAGGCCGCCTGTGATCAGCTGGGGAGTGCTTCTTCAGGAAGCACAGAATCTCACGGTTGTAGCTTTGTATCCGTGGCTTTTGATACCAGTTGTGTTTGTGATCACAACTGTTCTGTGCTTCAACTTCGTCGGTGATGGGTTGAGAGATGCAGCCGATCTATACGCGAACATGTAG
- the cutA gene encoding divalent-cation tolerance protein CutA, translated as MILVYSTFPNEEKALEIGRKLLEKRLIACFNAFEIRSGYWWKGEIVQDKEWAAIFKTTEEKEKELYEELRKLHPYETPAIFTLKVENVLTEYMNWLRESVL; from the coding sequence ATGATACTCGTGTATTCGACCTTTCCAAATGAAGAAAAAGCGCTCGAGATAGGAAGAAAACTCCTCGAGAAAAGGCTAATAGCTTGCTTCAACGCGTTCGAAATCAGATCCGGATACTGGTGGAAAGGTGAAATCGTTCAAGACAAAGAGTGGGCGGCTATTTTCAAGACTACAGAAGAAAAAGAAAAGGAACTCTACGAAGAGTTGAGAAAACTTCATCCATACGAAACACCCGCGATCTTCACACTGAAGGTGGAAAACGTCCTGACTGAATACATGAACTGGCTCAGAGAATCTGTTCTATGA
- a CDS encoding potassium channel family protein, producing the protein MKRNIIILILMIVFVFVFGTVAFHLIEGWNLFDSFFFTLITVSTVGYSIPENLSQAGKVIASILISAGVTIVLYGFTSVTSMIVEGHIGEYFRNRRMKKMIDKLREHFIVVGAGRTGRHTTLEIMKAKKPFVVIDQSEEAIARLKDFLGEEFPYVVGDATEEEILMKAGVERARSLVVTLPDDAKSTFVVLTAKSLNPNLEIVSRVSDMKALSKLVYAGADKVIATSELAGVRLAQMALNPTTISFLDILSFGEESFRIEEVVIPPESPVANKTLGEINLAKRAGTIVIAIRRGGEVIFNPTGDTKILPEDRLMVVGKSDHFEKLHRLIEEG; encoded by the coding sequence ATGAAGAGAAACATCATCATACTCATACTCATGATAGTGTTCGTATTTGTTTTTGGAACGGTTGCCTTTCACCTGATAGAAGGGTGGAACCTTTTCGATTCATTTTTCTTCACGCTCATCACAGTTTCCACGGTGGGATACTCTATTCCTGAGAACCTCTCTCAAGCTGGAAAGGTGATAGCTTCCATTCTCATAAGCGCTGGTGTGACGATCGTGCTGTACGGTTTCACATCGGTGACATCGATGATCGTTGAGGGACACATAGGAGAGTACTTCAGGAACAGGAGGATGAAAAAGATGATAGATAAACTCAGAGAACACTTCATCGTAGTGGGAGCGGGAAGAACAGGAAGGCACACCACCCTGGAGATAATGAAAGCAAAGAAGCCCTTTGTTGTGATAGATCAATCGGAAGAAGCAATCGCCAGACTCAAAGATTTTCTGGGAGAGGAATTCCCCTACGTTGTGGGAGATGCCACAGAAGAAGAAATTCTCATGAAAGCGGGGGTTGAAAGGGCTCGTTCTCTTGTGGTGACACTTCCCGACGACGCGAAAAGCACGTTCGTTGTTCTCACCGCAAAGTCCTTGAATCCGAATCTCGAGATTGTATCCAGAGTCTCTGACATGAAGGCTTTGAGCAAGCTCGTTTACGCGGGGGCGGACAAAGTGATCGCTACATCGGAGCTCGCGGGTGTGAGGCTCGCTCAGATGGCTCTCAATCCCACTACTATAAGCTTCCTGGACATTCTCTCCTTCGGCGAGGAATCCTTCAGAATAGAGGAAGTGGTAATACCCCCAGAGAGTCCTGTTGCCAACAAAACGCTCGGTGAAATAAACCTTGCGAAGAGAGCCGGAACCATCGTCATTGCGATCAGACGTGGAGGAGAGGTGATCTTCAACCCGACGGGAGACACGAAGATACTCCCGGAGGACAGGCTCATGGTGGTGGGAAAAAGCGATCACTTCGAAAAACTCCACAGATTAATCGAGGAGGGATAG
- a CDS encoding ABC transporter permease, producing the protein MVAYILRRLITAFITLWIISIISFVIIQLPPGDFLTSYIAQLKVSGEDVDIATIEALKKQYGLDKPIYVQYLKWLWGILHGDFGYSFSWKKPVNELLWNRLGVTVLVATLSLIFSWIFGFIIGMYSAVHPYSIGDYLATILGYIGLAVPNFLLALILMWGIYSLTGINLSGLHSVKYLNTPMTIDKFLDILNHLWIPVLVLGTSGMAGLIRTLRANLLDELHKPYVEAALSKGLPENKVFWKYPLRIAMIPFISTVGWSLPWIFSGATITAIVLNLPSVGPLLLNALKNQDMYLAGSLVMFLSFFTVIGTLISDILLAWVDPRIRFE; encoded by the coding sequence ATGGTAGCGTATATTCTTAGAAGACTGATAACTGCTTTTATAACGTTATGGATAATATCAATAATATCCTTTGTAATAATTCAACTTCCTCCAGGAGATTTTTTAACGTCTTATATTGCCCAATTGAAAGTATCCGGAGAAGACGTGGATATTGCTACAATTGAAGCTTTAAAGAAACAGTATGGACTCGATAAACCAATTTATGTTCAGTACTTGAAATGGCTATGGGGTATCCTACATGGTGATTTTGGGTATTCGTTTTCCTGGAAAAAACCTGTTAATGAATTATTATGGAATAGATTGGGAGTTACTGTCCTCGTAGCTACTTTATCCCTGATATTCAGCTGGATTTTTGGCTTTATCATCGGTATGTATTCGGCCGTTCATCCATATTCAATTGGGGATTACCTGGCAACTATTTTGGGATACATTGGTTTAGCTGTTCCTAATTTTCTTTTAGCTTTGATTTTGATGTGGGGAATTTATAGTCTAACTGGGATAAATCTAAGTGGATTGCATTCCGTAAAATATTTGAATACACCTATGACCATTGATAAGTTCTTGGATATTCTGAATCATTTATGGATACCGGTATTAGTTTTAGGAACGTCAGGAATGGCAGGACTCATCAGGACCTTGAGGGCAAATCTTCTGGATGAGCTTCACAAGCCATACGTGGAGGCAGCACTTTCCAAGGGGCTTCCGGAGAACAAAGTGTTCTGGAAGTATCCTTTGAGGATAGCGATGATACCCTTCATCAGCACGGTGGGGTGGAGCCTTCCTTGGATTTTCTCTGGAGCCACAATAACAGCTATCGTTCTAAATTTACCATCTGTTGGTCCATTACTCTTAAACGCTCTTAAAAACCAAGACATGTACCTTGCTGGGAGTTTGGTGATGTTTTTGAGTTTTTTCACTGTGATAGGGACATTGATATCAGACATTTTGCTTGCATGGGTAGATCCCAGGATCAGGTTCGAGTAG
- a CDS encoding ABC transporter ATP-binding protein has protein sequence MALLEVKNLKKYFPIIKRGFRRKVVGYLKAVDGISFHIEEGETLGLVGESGCGKTTTAKLIMRGIEPTEGEIVLNMDGEKVDITKLSEKELREKGVRRFLQMIFQDPYSSLNPRMTVRDIIAEPLVVNGVIKGKEEIDAIVSDLLRAVGLRPEYMQRYPHAFSGGQRQRIAIARAIALKPKLVLCDEPTSALDVSVQAQIINLLKDLQKEYNLTYLFISHDLGVVEHITNRVAVMYVGRIVELAETEELFSSPKHPYTEALLSAVPKPDPKRKRKKAQLTGEVPDPSNPPSGCYFHPRCPYAKAICKEVYPDLRNVGTDQNPHLVACHFADSLKLEGVGTM, from the coding sequence ATGGCGCTTCTTGAGGTGAAGAATCTGAAGAAGTACTTTCCCATCATAAAGCGGGGTTTTAGAAGGAAGGTTGTTGGGTATCTGAAGGCGGTGGATGGTATCTCCTTCCACATAGAAGAGGGAGAGACCTTAGGACTTGTTGGAGAAAGCGGCTGTGGAAAGACCACAACGGCAAAGCTCATCATGAGAGGGATCGAACCGACAGAGGGTGAGATTGTTCTCAATATGGATGGAGAAAAGGTCGATATTACCAAGTTGTCTGAGAAGGAACTCAGGGAGAAGGGTGTGAGGCGGTTTCTTCAGATGATCTTCCAGGATCCTTACTCTTCTTTGAATCCGAGGATGACGGTGCGTGATATCATTGCGGAACCTCTTGTGGTGAACGGTGTTATAAAGGGAAAAGAGGAGATAGACGCCATCGTTTCTGATCTTTTGAGGGCAGTCGGTCTCAGGCCTGAGTACATGCAGAGATACCCGCACGCTTTCTCTGGGGGGCAGAGACAGAGGATCGCCATCGCACGTGCGATCGCACTGAAGCCAAAACTTGTGCTCTGCGATGAACCCACTTCCGCTCTGGATGTGTCCGTTCAGGCTCAGATCATAAATCTTCTGAAGGATCTTCAAAAGGAATACAACCTCACGTACCTGTTCATCTCGCACGATCTTGGGGTGGTGGAACATATCACAAACAGGGTGGCTGTGATGTACGTGGGAAGGATCGTGGAACTGGCTGAAACTGAAGAACTCTTCTCTTCTCCAAAGCACCCTTACACGGAAGCACTTCTTTCTGCTGTTCCAAAACCGGATCCAAAGAGGAAGAGAAAGAAAGCTCAGCTCACAGGTGAGGTGCCGGATCCTTCGAATCCACCGTCTGGTTGTTATTTCCATCCCAGGTGTCCTTACGCTAAAGCTATCTGTAAGGAGGTGTATCCCGACCTCAGAAACGTAGGTACTGATCAAAATCCTCATCTCGTGGCGTGTCATTTCGCTGATTCGCTAAAATTAGAAGGAGTAGGTACAATGTAA
- a CDS encoding stage V sporulation protein S: MEVLKVSSKSDPNKVAGAIAGVVREHGKAEIQAIGAGAVNQAVKAIAIARGYLAPSGIDLVFVPAFTDVEIENEKRTAIKFIVFPKS, from the coding sequence ATGGAAGTACTGAAGGTATCGTCGAAGTCCGATCCTAACAAGGTCGCTGGTGCTATTGCCGGTGTGGTGAGGGAGCACGGTAAAGCGGAGATTCAGGCCATTGGAGCCGGTGCAGTGAACCAGGCAGTGAAGGCCATCGCCATTGCGCGGGGGTACCTGGCACCGAGTGGTATCGATCTCGTTTTCGTTCCTGCCTTCACGGACGTCGAGATCGAAAACGAAAAGCGGACAGCCATCAAGTTCATAGTCTTTCCAAAAAGCTGA
- a CDS encoding MFS transporter: MDPKIKRALNISIIEGALAVLINQFFGGAYLTGYFLWMGASSFFIGLFGSIPFLANTLQLLTLSFSHRLKSRKQIIVPLMWTARTSILLFAVFPAIRHGLLFAYLLYFYIQIAGALSAPLWQSWMSDLVPKDMIGSYFGFRNLIHGAVQIPAMFLAGAILDSLGENWKGFGTLFLIAGSLGALNGYFLKIQYEPPYKPREASVSITKAVKFLLKEEHFKNFLLGFAFWQFAIGVGTVYINVMLLKEVEFSYLQISVLNAVGMFIGTLFQPFWGKLGDRYGFQYFLKVCLWVQAVVILLWALTPRSFLYVFFLQIIIGIFVTAGTSQLVFYTLMYTAPSSLKTEAFSVFNSLSNLSLFAGSLVASVLVALLENISLPFGISAIRLTMFISFFLRASAAYIISRMDLGTPQKVDSLIQAVKESFFSGTVPWIRERLNTLNIFRRKR, encoded by the coding sequence TTGGATCCAAAAATAAAAAGAGCGCTGAACATATCCATCATAGAAGGAGCGCTTGCTGTTCTCATCAACCAGTTCTTCGGTGGAGCTTATCTGACGGGCTATTTCCTGTGGATGGGAGCCTCAAGCTTCTTCATTGGCCTTTTCGGTTCTATTCCATTTTTGGCAAACACGCTCCAACTTCTCACACTCTCATTCTCACATCGTTTGAAATCCAGGAAACAGATCATCGTTCCACTGATGTGGACTGCCAGAACGTCCATATTGCTGTTCGCCGTATTTCCCGCTATCAGGCATGGCCTTCTCTTTGCGTATCTTCTTTATTTTTACATCCAGATCGCTGGTGCCCTGTCTGCTCCTCTCTGGCAGAGCTGGATGTCTGATTTGGTACCAAAAGATATGATTGGAAGCTACTTTGGTTTCAGAAATCTCATTCATGGAGCGGTTCAGATTCCCGCTATGTTCCTTGCAGGCGCGATACTCGATTCTCTTGGAGAAAACTGGAAAGGTTTTGGCACACTCTTTCTCATAGCGGGTTCTCTCGGGGCACTGAACGGATACTTCTTGAAGATACAGTACGAGCCACCGTACAAACCACGCGAGGCGTCTGTTTCCATAACAAAAGCCGTGAAGTTTCTCCTGAAAGAAGAACACTTCAAAAACTTTCTTCTTGGATTCGCCTTCTGGCAATTTGCCATAGGTGTTGGTACGGTCTATATAAACGTGATGCTTTTAAAAGAGGTCGAGTTTTCCTATCTTCAAATAAGTGTTCTGAACGCAGTGGGAATGTTCATAGGAACTCTCTTCCAACCTTTCTGGGGAAAGTTGGGAGACAGGTATGGATTTCAATACTTTCTCAAAGTCTGTCTGTGGGTTCAGGCGGTTGTTATTCTCCTCTGGGCACTGACTCCTAGATCGTTCCTTTACGTCTTCTTCCTCCAGATAATAATTGGTATATTCGTAACAGCAGGAACAAGCCAGCTTGTTTTCTACACCCTCATGTACACAGCACCTTCATCCCTCAAAACTGAAGCCTTCTCTGTGTTCAACAGTCTGTCCAATCTTTCTTTGTTCGCTGGATCTTTAGTTGCAAGCGTTTTAGTTGCCTTGCTGGAGAACATCAGTCTTCCCTTTGGAATATCCGCTATCAGACTCACCATGTTCATATCGTTCTTTTTGAGAGCATCGGCGGCGTACATAATATCCAGGATGGATCTTGGAACACCTCAAAAAGTGGATTCTCTGATCCAGGCTGTGAAGGAGTCGTTCTTCTCAGGAACGGTTCCGTGGATCAGAGAAAGGTTGAACACACTGAACATTTTTAGAAGAAAACGTTGA
- a CDS encoding FMN-binding glutamate synthase family protein yields MGNLRRPNANEATGTFNRSRDVVPMSGICSRCIDGCTGGCEIWLASFRGREVLYPGPFGEITAGAVKDYPVDYSHLNILGYARGAEGLPEGVEPGPDTAIFTNVDTTTEYGWDIKVKMKVPIFTGALGSTEIARKNWDHIAVGAAISGITVVCGENVAGVDPDLELDSNGKVKKSPELDRRIEIYKRYHDGEYGEILIQMNVEDTRLGVAEYVINKHGIETIELKWGQGAKSIGGEIKVRSLERALELKRRGYIVLPDPELPEVQRAFKEGEIKEFERHSRLGFVSKESFLKEVERLRKLGFKRITLKTGAYSAVELAMALRYGAEAKVDLITVDGAPGGTGMSPWPMMNEWGIPTFYLEALTYQFAEKLSRRGIRVPDIAIAGGFSTEDGVLKAIAMGSPYVKAVCMGRALMIPAMVGKNIGEWLKSGNLPKTVSKYGTTVEEIFVTYEELRSRFGEEEVKKLPLGAIGVYTFVQKFKTGLQQLMAGARKFRLSALSRKDLIALTKDAAEISGIPYVMESYRDEAERILEE; encoded by the coding sequence ATGGGAAACCTGAGAAGACCAAATGCGAATGAAGCAACTGGAACGTTCAATCGTTCAAGAGATGTTGTTCCTATGTCTGGCATATGTTCCAGGTGTATTGACGGATGCACCGGTGGCTGCGAGATTTGGCTCGCGTCGTTTAGAGGAAGGGAGGTACTCTACCCGGGCCCGTTTGGTGAAATCACCGCGGGTGCCGTCAAGGACTATCCTGTTGACTACTCACACCTTAACATTCTCGGGTACGCACGCGGTGCGGAAGGTCTTCCCGAAGGAGTGGAACCAGGTCCTGACACCGCAATATTCACGAACGTTGATACAACCACAGAGTACGGCTGGGACATCAAAGTGAAGATGAAGGTTCCCATATTCACGGGGGCACTCGGTTCCACAGAAATCGCGAGGAAGAACTGGGATCACATAGCGGTGGGAGCTGCCATCAGTGGAATAACGGTTGTCTGTGGAGAAAATGTAGCGGGTGTCGATCCGGATCTGGAACTCGACAGCAACGGAAAAGTGAAGAAATCACCGGAACTCGACAGGAGAATAGAAATATACAAGAGATACCACGACGGGGAATACGGTGAAATACTTATTCAAATGAACGTTGAGGATACAAGGCTGGGTGTTGCGGAGTACGTTATAAACAAACACGGCATCGAAACCATTGAGCTCAAGTGGGGGCAGGGAGCCAAGAGCATCGGTGGAGAGATAAAGGTGAGATCCCTTGAACGCGCTCTGGAACTGAAAAGAAGAGGTTATATAGTTCTCCCCGATCCCGAACTTCCGGAAGTCCAGAGAGCGTTCAAAGAAGGAGAAATCAAGGAGTTCGAAAGACACTCAAGACTTGGTTTTGTCTCTAAGGAATCCTTCCTAAAAGAAGTGGAAAGACTCAGAAAACTCGGATTCAAGCGGATCACCTTGAAGACGGGAGCTTACTCGGCTGTTGAACTTGCCATGGCTCTCAGATACGGTGCTGAGGCGAAGGTGGATTTGATCACCGTCGATGGAGCACCGGGTGGAACGGGTATGAGCCCGTGGCCGATGATGAACGAGTGGGGAATTCCTACGTTCTACCTCGAGGCTTTGACGTATCAATTCGCGGAAAAGTTGAGCAGGAGAGGAATCAGGGTTCCTGACATAGCCATAGCCGGCGGTTTCTCCACAGAAGACGGTGTTCTCAAGGCCATTGCGATGGGTTCTCCGTACGTGAAGGCCGTCTGTATGGGAAGGGCTCTCATGATACCCGCGATGGTGGGAAAGAACATAGGCGAGTGGCTCAAGAGTGGAAACTTGCCGAAGACAGTTTCGAAATACGGAACAACCGTAGAGGAAATCTTCGTCACCTACGAAGAACTGAGATCCCGATTTGGAGAGGAAGAAGTCAAGAAATTGCCTCTTGGTGCCATAGGAGTCTACACGTTCGTTCAGAAGTTCAAAACGGGTCTGCAGCAACTCATGGCGGGTGCGAGAAAGTTCAGGCTCTCTGCTCTTTCCAGGAAAGATCTCATCGCTCTCACAAAAGACGCAGCAGAAATCTCAGGAATTCCATACGTTATGGAATCTTACAGGGATGAAGCGGAAAGGATCCTCGAGGAGTGA